One Telluria mixta DNA window includes the following coding sequences:
- a CDS encoding FAD binding domain-containing protein has protein sequence MHSIFYDRARDVNHALELARQPGAKYIGGGTNLLDLYKSGIEKPVRLIDVSRLALADIEETPDGGLRIGAMASNTAAANHPLVRQRYRLLSEALLNGASTQLRNMATVGGNLLQRTRCHYFTDPTFPHCNKRDPGSGCDAIDGHNRIHAILGASPHCIATNPSDMSVALVALDAVIHLQGPDGARQVPLAEFHRLPEDRPQDDTVIRPGELITAVELPPTPFSRHAHYLKVRDRASYAFALVSVAAAVDVDGDTIRDLRIVLGGVAHKPWRALDAEQRLRGQSLGALTDDVLGKVGADAVAGAQPYAHNAFKVDLAQRAVARALRIATGEMGEMA, from the coding sequence ATGCATTCGATCTTCTACGACCGTGCGAGGGATGTGAACCACGCGCTCGAGCTGGCGCGCCAGCCGGGTGCCAAATACATCGGCGGCGGCACCAACCTGCTCGACCTGTACAAGAGCGGCATCGAAAAGCCCGTCCGCCTGATCGACGTGAGCCGGCTGGCGCTCGCCGACATCGAAGAGACACCGGACGGTGGCCTGCGCATCGGTGCCATGGCCAGCAACACGGCGGCCGCGAATCACCCGCTCGTGCGCCAGCGCTACCGCCTGCTGTCGGAGGCGCTGCTGAACGGCGCGTCGACCCAGCTGCGCAACATGGCGACCGTCGGCGGCAACCTGCTGCAGCGCACGCGCTGTCATTACTTTACCGATCCGACCTTCCCGCACTGTAACAAGCGCGATCCCGGCTCGGGCTGCGACGCCATCGACGGCCACAACCGCATCCACGCGATCCTGGGCGCCAGTCCGCACTGCATCGCGACCAACCCGTCCGACATGAGCGTGGCGCTCGTCGCGCTCGATGCGGTGATCCATTTGCAGGGGCCGGACGGCGCGCGGCAGGTGCCCCTCGCCGAGTTCCACCGGCTGCCGGAAGACCGCCCGCAGGACGATACGGTCATCCGCCCCGGCGAACTGATCACGGCGGTGGAATTGCCGCCGACGCCGTTTTCCCGGCATGCCCACTACCTGAAGGTGCGCGACCGGGCCAGCTATGCGTTCGCACTCGTGTCGGTGGCGGCTGCCGTCGACGTGGACGGCGACACCATCCGCGACTTGCGTATCGTGCTGGGCGGCGTGGCCCATAAACCCTGGCGCGCGCTGGACGCGGAACAGCGATTGCGCGGCCAGTCGCTGGGTGCGCTCACCGACGACGTGCTGGGCAAGGTTGGGGCGGATGCGGTCGCCGGCGCGCAGCCGTATGCGCACAACGCGTTCAAGGTCGACCTGGCGCAGCGTGCGGTCGCGCGGGCGCTGCGAATCGCCACGGGCGAGATGGGAGAGATGGCATGA
- a CDS encoding (2Fe-2S)-binding protein, whose translation MPDDDQSLSEQRAQGATLVHAPPQPLTLRINGAEHHLTIEPRVTLLDALREVLGLTGTKKGCDRGQCGACTVLVDGQRINSCLTLAMMHDGREITTVEGLGEQGQPHPIQQAFMDCDGFQCGYCTPGQVCSAVALLDEVKARQASMLTEGDQLAPGALSEDEIRERMSGNLCRCGAYPNIVKAIHSVVLRQA comes from the coding sequence ATGCCAGACGACGACCAGAGTCTATCGGAGCAGCGCGCGCAGGGCGCGACGCTGGTCCATGCGCCGCCGCAACCGCTCACCTTGCGGATCAATGGCGCCGAACATCACCTGACAATCGAGCCCCGCGTGACCTTGCTGGACGCGCTGCGCGAGGTGCTGGGCCTGACCGGCACCAAGAAGGGCTGCGACCGCGGCCAGTGCGGGGCCTGCACGGTTCTCGTGGATGGCCAGCGCATCAATTCCTGCCTGACCCTGGCGATGATGCACGACGGCCGCGAGATCACGACGGTGGAAGGCCTCGGCGAGCAAGGGCAGCCGCACCCGATACAGCAGGCCTTCATGGATTGCGATGGTTTTCAGTGCGGCTATTGCACGCCGGGCCAGGTGTGTTCCGCGGTGGCGCTGCTGGACGAAGTGAAAGCAAGGCAGGCGAGCATGCTGACAGAAGGCGACCAACTGGCACCGGGCGCGCTGTCCGAGGACGAGATCCGCGAGCGCATGAGCGGCAACCTGTGCCGCTGCGGCGCGTATCCCAACATTGTCAAGGCCATCCACAGCGTGGTCTTGCGCCAGGCCTAG
- a CDS encoding xanthine dehydrogenase family protein molybdopterin-binding subunit, with translation MTITGAPINRVDAWAKVSGAARYSAEHPVADVAHAVLVTSTIPSGRVLSIDDSAAREVPGVLLVMTHENALRLPPKMKDGKLQPPIGRRLTLLQEDDVYYNNQPIAVVVADTFERAREAGARLRIEYERKPAVLDFEQAKQSVHPPEKVLTEETDTKRGDLQAGLLAGSARIDVTYTTPVESHNPLETHATIAQWDGDRLTLYDSTQYMKGVQRIVASIFDIPPENVTAICPYVGGGFGSKGSVWSHVVLAAMAAKQLGRPVKLSLDRNQMFGPVGSRPNTEQRMRMAALSDGRMTASSHDTIAYTSMIEDWIEPCGLVTRMMYESPNQETSHRLARMHLGTPTFMRAPGEATGSYAQDCAIDELAYELHMDPLDLRLKNYTERDPGKDLPFSSKSLRQCYEIGAERFGWRDRNPQPRSMRQGHKLVGWGMATASYPTNRSPAECSATLTPDGTALFRSGTQDLGTGTYTVMTQVAADALGVPVDRVRFELGNSQMPEAPVSGGSTTVASVAPAVQAAGKALRLKLLGIAAADERSPLFGATADQVGVDAASDGGELYLLADPARREAMQAIAARHDGPVEVTAKAEPGDEKQKYSMHSFGAVFVEVTVDEDLGEIRVPRVVGVYGVGKLMNEKTGYSQLMGGIVWGIGLALFEETLIDQREGRAVNGNLAEYHVPTNADIQAIDVQIVDEDDPHVNPLGAKGIGEIGITGVGAAIANAVFHATGKRVRDLPITLDKLL, from the coding sequence ATGACGATCACGGGCGCACCCATCAATCGCGTCGACGCGTGGGCGAAAGTCAGCGGTGCGGCGCGCTATTCGGCCGAGCATCCGGTCGCCGACGTGGCCCATGCGGTCCTCGTCACGAGCACGATCCCCAGCGGACGCGTGCTCTCGATCGACGACAGCGCGGCCCGCGAGGTGCCGGGCGTCCTGCTCGTGATGACGCACGAGAACGCGCTACGCCTGCCGCCGAAAATGAAGGACGGCAAGCTCCAGCCGCCGATCGGACGCAGGCTGACCCTGCTGCAGGAAGACGACGTCTACTACAACAACCAGCCGATCGCCGTTGTCGTGGCCGACACGTTCGAGCGCGCGCGCGAGGCGGGCGCCCGGCTGCGCATCGAGTACGAACGCAAGCCGGCCGTGCTCGACTTCGAGCAGGCGAAGCAATCCGTGCATCCGCCGGAAAAAGTGTTGACGGAAGAAACGGACACGAAGCGGGGCGACCTGCAGGCGGGGCTGCTGGCCGGCAGCGCGCGGATCGACGTCACCTACACGACGCCGGTCGAGAGCCACAACCCGCTCGAAACGCATGCGACGATCGCCCAGTGGGACGGCGACCGCCTTACCTTGTACGACTCGACGCAATACATGAAGGGCGTCCAGCGCATCGTCGCCAGCATCTTCGATATTCCGCCGGAAAACGTCACGGCGATCTGCCCGTACGTGGGCGGCGGCTTCGGATCGAAGGGTTCCGTGTGGTCGCATGTCGTGCTGGCGGCGATGGCGGCGAAACAGCTGGGCCGTCCCGTAAAACTGTCGCTGGACCGCAACCAGATGTTCGGCCCGGTCGGCAGCCGCCCGAACACCGAGCAGCGCATGCGGATGGCAGCGCTATCGGATGGCCGCATGACGGCGTCCAGCCACGACACGATCGCCTACACGTCGATGATCGAGGACTGGATCGAGCCGTGCGGCCTCGTCACACGCATGATGTACGAGAGTCCGAACCAGGAAACATCGCACCGGCTGGCGCGCATGCACCTCGGCACGCCCACGTTCATGCGCGCGCCCGGCGAGGCCACCGGCTCGTACGCCCAGGATTGCGCCATCGACGAGCTGGCCTACGAGCTGCACATGGACCCGCTCGACCTGCGCCTGAAAAACTACACGGAGCGCGATCCCGGCAAGGACCTGCCGTTCTCCAGTAAATCGCTGCGCCAGTGCTACGAGATCGGCGCCGAGCGCTTCGGTTGGCGCGACCGCAACCCGCAACCGCGCTCGATGCGGCAGGGACATAAACTGGTCGGATGGGGCATGGCGACGGCGAGTTATCCAACGAACCGCTCGCCGGCGGAATGTTCCGCGACGTTGACGCCGGACGGCACTGCGCTGTTCCGCTCCGGTACCCAGGACCTCGGCACCGGCACCTACACCGTGATGACGCAAGTGGCGGCGGATGCGCTGGGCGTGCCCGTCGACCGCGTGCGTTTCGAGCTGGGCAATTCGCAGATGCCGGAAGCGCCGGTCTCCGGCGGCTCGACGACGGTCGCCAGCGTGGCGCCGGCCGTGCAGGCGGCGGGGAAGGCGCTGCGTCTGAAACTGCTCGGCATCGCGGCCGCGGATGAACGCTCGCCGTTGTTCGGCGCGACGGCCGACCAGGTGGGCGTCGATGCGGCGTCCGATGGCGGCGAGCTCTATCTGCTGGCCGACCCGGCCCGGCGCGAAGCGATGCAGGCCATCGCAGCCCGTCATGACGGTCCCGTGGAGGTGACGGCCAAGGCCGAGCCCGGCGACGAGAAGCAGAAGTACTCCATGCACTCGTTCGGCGCCGTATTCGTCGAAGTGACGGTCGACGAAGACCTGGGCGAGATCCGCGTGCCGCGCGTCGTGGGCGTGTACGGTGTCGGCAAGCTGATGAACGAAAAGACAGGCTACAGCCAGCTGATGGGCGGCATCGTCTGGGGCATCGGCCTGGCGCTGTTCGAAGAGACGCTGATCGACCAGCGGGAGGGTCGCGCGGTGAACGGCAACCTGGCCGAGTACCACGTGCCGACGAATGCCGACATCCAGGCGATCGACGTGCAGATCGTCGATGAGGACGACCCGCACGTGAACCCGCTGGGCGCGAAGGGGATCGGCGAGATCGGCATCACGGGCGTGGGCGCCGCCATCGCGAATGCCGTGTTCCACGCGACGGGCAAGCGGGTAAGGGATCTGCCGATCACGCTCGATAAGCTGTTGTAG
- a CDS encoding FUSC family protein gives MNLPTRSEMLFSVKSFAAAMLSVYISMRIGLPRPFWALMTAYICAAPFAGPTRSKGLYRAGGTVLGAIAVTFLVPRLINSPELLSLALALWIAGCLYFSLLDRTPRSYMLMLGGYTAGLIAFPAVNEPAAIFDIALARVEEILLGITCATVVHSLVLPQPFGPMLLARLDNAVRDAQHWIRDALNPAGDARSAGDRRKLAGDITEMRLMTTHLPFDTSRLRWTEKAVNALQERLAAFVPIVSGVEDRLTALRDLGATEVSERWDALLRDVVALTESPKDVAIDARGAALRARIDALEPKVDEALGWTGMIEVNLAARLRRLIEICVETRTLRQHIDAGVHGRLPEAVRHLPGVPVSALHLDRGMAALSAFAAAAAVLACCAFWILTGWPAGAAAPMMTAVLCCFFSTQDDPVPFIKSFMWYSIYAIPLSALYLLGILPAVHNFESFVVACAPTFLVLGVFLARPSTFGRAMPFLFAICGTLAMVDTHNADMVSFVNSTLAQVVGYVAAAVTTSVFRRVGAGWTARRLLKAGWSELSRMGKGERVPSLPEFSARMVDRVGQLTPRLALAGKDQDLQAVDALRDLRIGLNMTLLQNVRARLGRGEAAVGPLMKQLSRHFALRPRVDAGCERSLLDTLDNALRAICAGERDAAQREALAALTGMRRDLFPKAAAYQPSLATAI, from the coding sequence ATGAACTTGCCAACCCGGTCGGAGATGCTGTTCTCCGTCAAGTCATTCGCGGCAGCGATGCTCTCGGTTTATATATCGATGCGCATCGGACTGCCGCGACCTTTTTGGGCGCTGATGACGGCGTACATCTGCGCCGCGCCGTTCGCCGGACCGACCCGCTCCAAGGGCCTGTACCGCGCGGGCGGCACCGTCCTCGGCGCCATCGCGGTCACGTTCCTCGTGCCGCGCCTGATCAACTCGCCCGAGCTGCTGTCGCTGGCGCTGGCGCTGTGGATCGCCGGCTGCCTCTATTTCTCTCTGCTCGACCGCACGCCGCGTTCGTACATGCTGATGCTGGGCGGCTATACCGCCGGCCTCATCGCCTTCCCCGCCGTGAACGAGCCGGCCGCCATCTTCGACATCGCCCTCGCGCGCGTGGAGGAAATCCTGCTCGGCATCACGTGCGCCACCGTCGTGCACAGCCTCGTGCTGCCGCAGCCGTTCGGTCCGATGCTGCTGGCGCGCCTGGACAACGCCGTGCGCGACGCCCAGCACTGGATCCGCGACGCGCTGAACCCGGCCGGCGACGCGCGCAGTGCCGGCGACCGGCGCAAGCTCGCGGGCGACATCACGGAGATGCGCCTGATGACCACGCACCTGCCGTTTGACACATCGCGCCTGCGCTGGACGGAGAAGGCGGTCAATGCGCTGCAGGAACGCCTGGCCGCCTTCGTGCCGATCGTCTCGGGCGTGGAAGACCGCCTGACGGCGCTGCGCGATCTGGGCGCCACCGAGGTGTCGGAACGGTGGGATGCATTGCTGCGCGACGTCGTCGCCCTCACCGAGAGCCCGAAGGACGTGGCGATCGATGCCCGGGGCGCCGCACTGCGCGCGCGTATCGACGCCCTCGAACCGAAGGTCGACGAAGCACTCGGCTGGACCGGCATGATCGAAGTGAACCTGGCCGCACGGCTGCGGCGCCTGATCGAGATCTGCGTCGAGACGCGCACCCTGCGCCAGCACATCGACGCCGGCGTGCACGGCCGCCTGCCCGAGGCCGTGCGCCACCTGCCGGGCGTGCCGGTGAGCGCGCTGCACCTGGACCGGGGCATGGCCGCGCTGTCCGCGTTCGCGGCCGCCGCCGCCGTGCTGGCGTGCTGCGCATTCTGGATCCTGACCGGCTGGCCGGCCGGAGCCGCCGCCCCGATGATGACGGCCGTGCTGTGCTGCTTCTTCTCCACGCAGGACGACCCGGTGCCGTTCATCAAGAGCTTCATGTGGTACTCGATCTATGCGATCCCGCTGTCGGCCCTGTACCTGCTGGGCATCCTGCCGGCCGTGCACAACTTCGAATCGTTCGTCGTCGCCTGTGCCCCGACCTTCCTCGTACTGGGCGTCTTCCTCGCGCGGCCCTCCACGTTCGGGCGCGCGATGCCCTTCCTGTTCGCCATCTGCGGGACGCTGGCCATGGTCGACACGCACAACGCCGACATGGTGTCCTTCGTGAACAGCACGCTGGCGCAGGTCGTCGGCTACGTCGCGGCCGCCGTCACGACGAGCGTGTTCCGCCGCGTCGGCGCCGGCTGGACGGCGCGCCGCCTGCTCAAGGCCGGCTGGAGCGAACTGTCGCGCATGGGCAAGGGCGAACGCGTGCCGTCGCTGCCGGAATTCTCGGCACGCATGGTCGACCGCGTCGGCCAGCTGACCCCGCGCCTCGCGCTGGCCGGGAAGGACCAGGACCTGCAGGCCGTCGACGCCCTGCGCGACCTGCGCATCGGCTTGAACATGACCTTGCTGCAGAACGTGCGCGCGCGACTGGGCCGCGGCGAAGCGGCCGTCGGCCCGCTGATGAAGCAGCTGTCTCGCCATTTCGCGCTGCGCCCGCGGGTCGACGCCGGTTGCGAACGCAGCCTGCTGGACACGCTCGACAACGCCCTGCGCGCCATCTGCGCCGGCGAACGCGATGCCGCCCAGCGCGAGGCCCTGGCTGCCCTCACCGGCATGCGGCGCGACCTGTTTCCCAAGGCGGCGGCGTATCAACCGTCGCTGGCAACTGCAATCTGA
- a CDS encoding efflux RND transporter periplasmic adaptor subunit has product MKTILSTIGRMSITAVVTAGAVYAGWQLWRHYEVEPWTRDGRVKAYVVQVAPDVTGQVTKVYVHDNQQVKAGEALFDIDRARFELALRQSEAQVAAAQAALAQALRENQRNTQLDDLVSQETREQGQTRSDQARATLAQAIVNRDTAKLNLERTRVISSVDGIVTNLDLREGAYATAAHPVMAVVDSGSFYVEGYFEETKLPGIQLGDRVDVTLMGTRQPIRGHVESFAEGITDRDRSTGANMLPNVNPTFNWVRLAQRVPVRIAIDQVPATVRLVAGQTATVKVLPAQAKPAVVPTAPAKAVAAVPAATTTH; this is encoded by the coding sequence ATGAAAACTATTTTGTCGACGATTGGCCGGATGAGTATCACGGCGGTGGTGACCGCGGGCGCGGTCTACGCGGGCTGGCAGCTGTGGCGCCACTACGAGGTCGAACCCTGGACGCGCGACGGCCGCGTGAAAGCCTATGTCGTGCAGGTCGCGCCCGACGTGACGGGCCAGGTGACCAAGGTCTATGTGCACGACAACCAGCAGGTGAAGGCCGGCGAGGCGCTGTTCGACATCGACCGCGCCCGCTTCGAACTGGCCTTGCGCCAGAGCGAAGCCCAGGTGGCGGCGGCCCAGGCCGCATTGGCCCAGGCGCTGCGCGAGAACCAGCGTAATACCCAGCTCGACGACCTCGTGTCGCAGGAAACCCGCGAGCAGGGCCAGACCCGCAGCGACCAGGCCCGCGCCACCTTGGCCCAGGCCATCGTCAACCGCGACACCGCGAAGCTGAACCTCGAGCGCACGCGCGTCATCTCGAGCGTCGACGGCATCGTGACGAACCTCGACCTGCGCGAAGGTGCGTACGCCACCGCGGCGCATCCGGTAATGGCCGTCGTCGACAGCGGCTCGTTCTACGTCGAAGGCTATTTCGAAGAGACCAAGCTGCCCGGCATCCAGCTGGGCGACCGGGTCGACGTCACCCTGATGGGCACGCGCCAGCCGATCCGCGGCCATGTGGAAAGCTTCGCCGAAGGCATCACCGACCGCGACCGCAGCACGGGCGCCAACATGCTGCCGAACGTGAACCCGACCTTCAACTGGGTCCGCCTCGCACAGCGCGTGCCGGTGCGCATCGCCATCGACCAGGTGCCGGCCACCGTGCGTCTCGTTGCCGGGCAGACGGCGACGGTCAAGGTGTTGCCCGCCCAGGCCAAGCCGGCTGTGGTGCCCACTGCGCCGGCCAAGGCGGTGGCTGCCGTTCCCGCTGCGACTACCACGCATTAA
- a CDS encoding DUF1656 domain-containing protein produces MIGEVSIYGLYVPPLLLLTLAALVVSRLINLVLAKTGFYRVVWHPALFDFSLFVIVLGALTYYTRNWS; encoded by the coding sequence ATGATCGGCGAAGTCAGCATCTACGGCCTCTACGTTCCTCCGCTCCTGCTGCTCACGCTGGCGGCGCTGGTGGTCTCGCGGCTCATCAACCTGGTCCTGGCGAAGACGGGCTTTTATCGCGTCGTCTGGCACCCGGCCCTGTTCGATTTTTCCCTGTTCGTCATCGTGCTCGGCGCACTGACGTATTACACACGCAACTGGTCCTGA
- a CDS encoding TolC family protein, which translates to MNRYRSSVKKVFTLSLLAAALAACTTVGPDYHVPKEAVIKRDAANAPFMGATEQPFKSEPLPADWWRLYQDPLLDKLIAKAFANNADLRVAAANLQRAHGVLEEVEEKKRPEVEMSAAPQYGRIAGAQLGIPEQLPTDGLYDADVKIGYTLDLWGRIRRAVEASEADVEAAQAASDLTHVIVAADTTRAYAEACSAGYQLKVAQDSVDLQQKFVKLTAERVKRGRGIAIDTTRAQAQFDQLRANLPPLEARRRTALYRLAVLTGEVPSQFPAEVAQCSTPPRVAATIPIGDGAALLRRRPDVRQAERQLAGATARIGVATAELYPNINLGASVGMIGMMNQFNDANTWKFSLGPLISWSLPATSSARSHIAQATANTAGALARFDSVVLNALRETESALTVYARELDRNAALRAARDQSALASRQSARLYQFGRTDFLSQLDADRTLASAENILAASDAQLAADQVQLFLALGGGWENTHAKHGQEHAGRVDGSAVHASNQP; encoded by the coding sequence ATGAACCGCTACCGATCCTCCGTCAAGAAAGTCTTCACGCTGTCGCTGCTGGCGGCCGCACTCGCCGCCTGCACGACGGTCGGCCCCGACTACCACGTGCCGAAAGAAGCCGTGATCAAGCGCGACGCGGCCAATGCCCCGTTCATGGGCGCGACCGAACAGCCCTTCAAATCCGAGCCGCTGCCGGCCGACTGGTGGCGCCTGTACCAGGACCCGCTGCTCGACAAGCTGATCGCCAAGGCGTTCGCCAACAATGCCGACCTGCGCGTGGCCGCCGCCAACCTGCAGCGCGCGCATGGCGTGCTGGAAGAGGTCGAGGAAAAGAAGCGACCCGAAGTCGAGATGAGCGCCGCCCCGCAATACGGCCGCATCGCCGGTGCCCAGCTGGGCATCCCGGAACAACTGCCTACCGACGGCCTGTACGACGCCGACGTCAAGATCGGCTACACGCTCGACCTGTGGGGCCGCATCCGCCGCGCCGTCGAAGCGTCGGAGGCGGATGTCGAAGCCGCACAGGCGGCCAGCGACCTCACCCACGTGATCGTCGCCGCCGACACGACCCGCGCCTATGCGGAAGCGTGTTCGGCCGGCTACCAGCTGAAGGTGGCGCAGGATTCGGTCGATCTGCAGCAAAAGTTCGTGAAGCTCACGGCCGAACGCGTCAAGCGCGGCCGCGGCATCGCCATCGACACCACCCGAGCACAAGCCCAGTTCGACCAGTTGCGCGCCAACCTGCCGCCGCTGGAAGCGCGTCGCCGCACGGCGCTGTACCGTCTGGCTGTTTTGACCGGCGAAGTGCCGAGCCAGTTCCCGGCCGAGGTCGCGCAATGTTCGACGCCGCCGCGCGTGGCCGCGACGATCCCCATCGGCGATGGCGCCGCCCTGCTGCGCCGCCGTCCCGACGTACGCCAGGCCGAGCGCCAGCTGGCCGGCGCCACGGCGCGCATCGGCGTCGCGACGGCCGAGCTGTACCCGAACATCAACCTGGGCGCGTCGGTCGGCATGATCGGCATGATGAACCAGTTCAACGATGCGAATACATGGAAGTTCAGCCTGGGCCCGCTGATCTCGTGGAGCCTGCCGGCGACCAGCTCCGCCCGCTCGCACATCGCGCAAGCCACGGCCAACACGGCCGGTGCCCTGGCCCGCTTCGACTCGGTCGTGCTGAACGCGCTGCGCGAGACGGAAAGCGCGCTGACCGTCTACGCCCGCGAGCTCGACCGCAACGCCGCCCTGCGCGCCGCCCGCGACCAGAGCGCGCTGGCGTCGCGCCAGTCGGCCAGGCTGTACCAGTTCGGTCGCACCGACTTCCTGTCCCAGCTCGACGCGGACCGCACCCTGGCCAGCGCCGAGAACATCCTTGCGGCATCCGATGCACAGCTGGCGGCGGATCAGGTGCAGCTGTTCCTCGCACTGGGTGGTGGGTGGGAAAACACGCATGCCAAGCACGGTCAAGAGCATGCGGGTAGGGTGGACGGCTCTGCCGTCCACGCGTCCAACCAGCCTTGA